A genomic segment from Egibacteraceae bacterium encodes:
- a CDS encoding bifunctional [glutamine synthetase] adenylyltransferase/[glutamine synthetase]-adenylyl-L-tyrosine phosphorylase codes for MDEPDVPMVVRDRWSAGGQGMLARLGIAADTAVPQLHALGLWGDEGPAPDAEPLVEALARTLNVNHALPLLARLAEAHPDGWASLVAGERAGQPLVTRAATVAGASRALGELLADSPAALSVLTGELEPWHAATVQRRAAAELRATPEDAARRLAAFQRRGLLRVAARDLLGLADTPTTAAELADLAEGILAAALDHLVDTERPDARVAVIGMGKLGGRELNYVSDVDVMFVGDGDLEAARRVAAAFLRLLGETTPEGRAYEVDANLRPEGKDGPLLRSLEAYLAYYERWAKAWEFQALLKARHVAGDARLGRDFVEATRPFVWPDRLEAEAVAEIQRMKGVVESSREVQRAGNRQVKLAPGGIRDIEFAVQLLQLVHGRYDETLRSGNTLEALQALAAGGYVDEGDANLASDAYQFLRTVEHRLQLYRLRRTHTVPADDEERGCLARNLGFHDLTGKSALQQFDKELARVQGYVRRLHEKLFYRPLLERFAELSRADQVVGGPDGGGLDDEAARDRLAALGFADAGAALEHLRALASGVSRGAQLFRMLLPALLPTLAAAPDPDGGLAAFHSLADRLGGSPVFLRSLRDTPPVGEMLAQVLGRSQLVGQWLERQPEVIGYLADLSGLGRRLESSDYLRLAEGLRRRGQDEAASSDALRRLKRREVARIAVRDLTGQADVVDVAAELSALAEACLERAVSLVVPSEVRMAVVALGKLGGRELGYASDLDVLLVFEPAEHREEALKAVGRLLPALGDITPEGQAFRVDLNLRPEGKDGPLARTLDSYRSYYERWGEHWELQALTQARPVAGDRQLGAAFVDAVTDLVYPKRPPPERVQAVRRMKARVERERGAAQGDPVRAPAQRRAFRPGRPPPARPVVRPHPPADRPGGINVGDRVDLKLGPGGLSDAEWTVQLLQLQLGGHRPSLRTPGTLAAVEALAREGVIDGGDARWLREGYSLLARIRNMLYLGGLRRTDELPPGPRDQERIARMLGHPAPGAQAFVEELGRAMRRVRKVHERYFYDA; via the coding sequence GCGACCGCTGGTCCGCCGGCGGGCAGGGCATGCTCGCCCGCCTCGGGATCGCCGCGGACACCGCGGTGCCCCAGCTCCACGCGCTCGGCCTGTGGGGGGACGAGGGGCCGGCACCCGACGCCGAGCCGCTCGTCGAGGCCCTGGCCCGCACGCTCAACGTCAACCACGCGCTCCCGCTGCTCGCCCGCCTCGCCGAGGCGCACCCCGACGGCTGGGCCAGCCTCGTGGCCGGGGAGCGCGCGGGGCAGCCCCTCGTGACCCGCGCGGCGACCGTCGCCGGCGCCAGCCGGGCGCTCGGCGAGCTCCTCGCCGACAGCCCGGCAGCGCTGTCCGTGCTCACCGGCGAACTCGAGCCGTGGCACGCCGCGACCGTGCAGCGCCGCGCGGCCGCGGAGCTCCGGGCGACACCCGAGGACGCCGCACGGAGGCTCGCGGCCTTCCAGCGTCGCGGCCTGCTGCGCGTCGCCGCCCGGGACCTGCTCGGCCTCGCCGACACCCCGACCACGGCGGCCGAGCTCGCCGACCTCGCGGAGGGCATCCTCGCCGCCGCTCTCGACCACCTCGTCGACACCGAGCGCCCCGACGCCCGGGTCGCGGTGATCGGGATGGGCAAGCTCGGCGGCCGCGAGCTCAACTACGTCTCCGACGTCGACGTCATGTTCGTGGGCGACGGCGACCTCGAGGCCGCGCGCCGCGTCGCGGCGGCGTTCCTGCGGTTGCTCGGCGAGACGACCCCGGAGGGCCGCGCGTACGAGGTGGACGCGAACCTGCGCCCCGAGGGCAAGGACGGACCGCTCCTGCGCAGCCTCGAGGCCTACCTCGCCTACTACGAGCGGTGGGCGAAGGCGTGGGAGTTCCAGGCGCTGCTGAAGGCGCGCCACGTCGCTGGGGACGCCCGACTCGGCCGCGACTTCGTCGAAGCGACCCGGCCGTTCGTGTGGCCCGACCGCCTCGAGGCGGAGGCGGTGGCGGAGATCCAGCGGATGAAAGGGGTCGTCGAGTCCTCCCGGGAGGTCCAGCGCGCGGGGAACCGGCAGGTGAAGCTCGCACCCGGCGGCATCCGCGACATCGAGTTCGCCGTCCAGCTGCTGCAGCTCGTGCACGGCCGCTACGACGAGACGTTGCGCAGCGGCAACACGCTCGAAGCCCTCCAGGCCCTGGCTGCCGGAGGCTACGTCGACGAGGGCGACGCGAACCTCGCCAGCGACGCCTACCAGTTCCTGCGAACCGTCGAGCACCGGCTCCAGCTCTACCGGCTCCGCCGCACGCATACGGTCCCCGCAGACGACGAGGAACGCGGCTGCCTCGCGCGCAACCTCGGCTTCCACGACCTCACGGGCAAGAGCGCGCTCCAGCAGTTCGACAAGGAGCTCGCCCGGGTCCAGGGCTACGTGCGCCGCCTCCACGAGAAGCTCTTCTACCGGCCCCTGCTCGAGCGCTTCGCGGAGCTGTCCCGCGCCGACCAGGTCGTTGGGGGGCCGGACGGCGGCGGCCTCGACGACGAGGCCGCGCGGGACCGGCTCGCGGCCCTCGGCTTCGCCGACGCCGGCGCCGCGCTCGAGCACCTTCGCGCGCTCGCGAGCGGCGTGAGCCGGGGCGCGCAGCTGTTCCGGATGCTCCTGCCCGCGCTGCTGCCCACGCTCGCAGCAGCGCCCGACCCCGACGGTGGGCTCGCGGCCTTCCATTCTCTCGCCGACCGGCTCGGGGGGTCCCCGGTGTTCCTGCGGTCCCTCCGCGACACCCCGCCGGTGGGGGAGATGCTCGCCCAGGTGCTCGGCCGGAGCCAGCTCGTCGGCCAGTGGCTGGAACGCCAGCCCGAGGTCATCGGTTACCTCGCCGACCTGTCCGGGCTCGGCCGGCGTCTCGAGTCGTCGGACTACCTGCGCCTCGCGGAAGGCCTTCGGCGACGGGGACAGGACGAGGCAGCCTCCTCCGACGCCCTGCGGCGGCTGAAGCGCCGGGAGGTGGCGCGCATCGCGGTGCGCGACCTCACCGGCCAGGCGGACGTGGTCGACGTGGCGGCCGAGCTCAGCGCGCTGGCCGAGGCCTGCCTGGAGCGGGCGGTGTCCCTCGTCGTGCCCTCCGAGGTGCGGATGGCAGTCGTGGCGCTCGGCAAGCTCGGCGGCCGGGAGCTCGGCTACGCAAGCGACCTCGACGTCCTCCTCGTGTTCGAGCCGGCGGAACACCGGGAGGAGGCACTGAAGGCCGTCGGTCGCCTGCTGCCCGCCCTCGGCGACATCACCCCGGAAGGCCAGGCGTTCCGGGTCGACCTGAACCTGCGCCCCGAGGGCAAGGACGGCCCGCTCGCGCGCACCCTCGACTCCTACCGCTCCTACTACGAGCGGTGGGGGGAGCACTGGGAGCTGCAAGCGCTCACCCAGGCGCGACCGGTCGCGGGTGACCGGCAGCTCGGCGCCGCCTTCGTCGATGCGGTTACCGACCTCGTCTACCCCAAGCGGCCGCCGCCCGAGCGGGTCCAGGCCGTCCGGCGCATGAAGGCTCGCGTCGAGCGCGAGCGCGGTGCCGCTCAGGGGGACCCGGTGCGGGCACCAGCGCAGCGCCGCGCGTTCCGGCCCGGTCGCCCACCGCCCGCCCGGCCGGTTGTGCGGCCCCACCCGCCCGCCGACCGCCCCGGGGGGATCAACGTCGGTGACCGCGTCGACCTCAAGCTCGGCCCGGGCGGCCTGTCCGATGCCGAGTGGACGGTCCAGCTGCTCCAGCTGCAGCTGGGCGGCCACCGCCCGAGCCTGCGCACGCCCGGGACGCTCGCAGCGGTGGAGGCGCTCGCCCGTGAAGGGGTGATCGACGGAGGGGACGCCCGCTGGCTGCGCGAGGGCTACAGCCTGCTCGCGAGAATCCGCAACATGCTCTATCTCGGGGGTCTGCGCCGCACCGACGAGCTGCCCCCCGGCCCACGCGACCAGGAGCGCATCGCGCGCATGCTCGGCCATCCGGCACCTGGCGCGCAGGCGTTCGTCGAGGAGCTCGGGCGGGCCATGCGCCGGGTGCGCAAGGTACACGAGCGCTACTTCTACGATGCGTGA
- a CDS encoding VOC family protein has protein sequence MTITEVIIQVGDVDEAVGFYTDVCGFAHVRTVEHEGVRVAEMDAGGQRVSLVPSRKPGVQLALASDDVAATRRRLKRMKIPMDAERPEEVDGAAWLPFTDPWGNHLGYWQPPG, from the coding sequence ATGACGATTACCGAGGTGATCATCCAGGTCGGCGACGTCGACGAGGCCGTCGGGTTCTACACCGACGTCTGCGGTTTCGCGCACGTGCGGACGGTGGAGCACGAGGGCGTCCGCGTGGCCGAGATGGACGCCGGTGGGCAGCGGGTGAGCCTCGTGCCGTCACGCAAACCGGGCGTTCAGCTCGCCCTGGCGAGCGACGACGTGGCGGCGACGCGGCGACGGCTGAAGCGCATGAAGATCCCTATGGACGCCGAGCGCCCCGAGGAGGTCGACGGTGCCGCCTGGCTGCCCTTCACCGATCCCTGGGGCAACCACCTCGGATACTGGCAGCCGCCCGGGTAG